The following are encoded together in the Planctobacterium marinum genome:
- a CDS encoding ABC transporter permease — protein sequence MMSYYFRLALISMRRNPVLSTLMVLAIALGIGACMTTITVNYLMSNNPIKHKSDVLFHVQLDNWGPYEAAVDPNDPPFQMTWTDVNNLQKAERAYRQAAMAKSGGVVVPADTNIKPFQAGYRLTYGDFFTMFDVPFLYGSGWDSEADSNGRHVVVLTKEINETLFGGKDSIGENVTLSGEIFTVVGVIDEWHPIPKFYDLNNDDFGRPSELFMPLSLKLSMKLPSWGNVNCWKSPDEDGFEGFLNSECVNFQFWVELNNPGERADYAQFLNNYVNEQKTFGRFPRPLNNRLNNVQEWLEYNEVVADDAQIMMWLSLMFLVVCLLNTIGLMLSKFMGKSSEIGLRRAVGATKKDLFIQHTVETACIGIAGGIVGLGLSFFGLQGLRALYGEFADKLTSLDMNMAILAILLSLVATIIAGLYPTWRACSIAPASQLKSQ from the coding sequence ATGATGAGTTATTACTTTCGTCTGGCGCTGATAAGCATGCGTCGCAATCCCGTGCTCAGTACTTTAATGGTGCTGGCAATCGCTTTGGGCATTGGCGCCTGCATGACCACCATTACGGTCAACTATCTGATGTCCAACAACCCGATAAAACACAAAAGCGACGTACTATTTCATGTGCAATTAGACAACTGGGGTCCCTATGAGGCTGCAGTTGACCCTAACGATCCTCCCTTTCAAATGACCTGGACAGATGTCAATAATTTGCAAAAAGCGGAGCGGGCATATCGTCAAGCAGCCATGGCAAAATCAGGTGGCGTTGTGGTACCGGCTGATACCAATATCAAACCTTTTCAAGCCGGTTATCGCCTGACCTACGGTGATTTTTTTACTATGTTTGACGTGCCATTTTTATATGGCTCAGGTTGGGATTCAGAGGCCGACAGCAATGGCAGACACGTTGTTGTATTAACCAAAGAAATTAACGAAACCCTGTTCGGTGGTAAAGATTCAATCGGCGAGAACGTGACCTTGTCCGGTGAGATATTTACAGTTGTGGGAGTAATTGATGAATGGCACCCCATCCCCAAGTTCTACGATCTGAACAATGATGACTTTGGTCGCCCCTCTGAACTGTTCATGCCCTTGTCTCTGAAACTCAGTATGAAGCTGCCCAGTTGGGGTAATGTTAATTGCTGGAAATCCCCCGATGAAGATGGCTTCGAAGGATTCCTCAACTCAGAATGTGTTAACTTTCAGTTTTGGGTGGAGTTAAACAATCCGGGAGAAAGAGCCGACTACGCCCAGTTCCTGAATAATTATGTTAATGAACAAAAAACCTTTGGTCGCTTCCCTCGCCCTCTTAACAACCGCTTAAATAACGTCCAGGAATGGCTTGAATACAACGAAGTTGTTGCAGATGACGCTCAGATAATGATGTGGTTATCGCTGATGTTCCTGGTTGTGTGCCTGCTCAACACCATTGGTTTGATGCTGTCTAAGTTCATGGGCAAGTCCAGTGAAATTGGTCTGCGAAGAGCCGTTGGAGCAACCAAAAAAGACCTATTCATCCAACACACGGTTGAAACCGCCTGTATTGGTATCGCAGGCGGTATTGTCGGCCTCGGGTTGTCCTTCTTTGGATTGCAAGGACTTAGAGCACTATATGGCGAATTTGCAGATAAGCTCACCAGTCTTGATATGAATATGGCGATATTAGCCATCCTGCTCTCTCTGGTGGCTACCATCATTGCTGGTCTCTATCCCACCTGGCGTGCTTGCTCGATTGCACCCGCCAGCCAACTGAAAAGTCAATAA
- a CDS encoding GGDEF domain-containing protein: MAVRFFHWLDESISRKIGGLSTVLLTFILALVLYSIVQLREISQEIQELAQIDVPVSELAAEIEVLQLEQHILMERLHYELRLSDEKNFQSQKLMQEKFADYSVRLKDNIHALTRLIKDGLEQGKIVKEVPAHQAVIAAFAQFETARDEFHHNASKVLQNDAHLVSEQEWQELEKQDQALDQHSLKVLREIESITADISAQAEEHERRFYYVNTGLGISAFIIGINVTLLIIISFRRRMRHINSQIDNLYKSITGKQDAINADELSPQGRDELAKLAKDINRLMSQYSEAVVHRDGIEEALIRQATTDNLTGAHNRYKWDEAAKALLVKTKSGITSSIILLDIDNFKNINDQHGHNVGDKVLQNLVNDINELIRQSDLVFRMGGEEFTVLLQGCDLQKAAAIAENIRAELQVAPRNEIPQFTASFGVTELRSHDSLESLLERADKALYQAKAQGKNQVCIASND; encoded by the coding sequence ATGGCAGTTCGATTTTTTCACTGGTTAGATGAATCTATTTCCCGAAAAATAGGTGGCTTATCCACGGTACTGTTGACCTTTATCCTGGCACTTGTGTTGTACTCCATTGTGCAACTGCGGGAAATCAGTCAAGAAATACAAGAACTGGCACAAATCGATGTCCCTGTATCAGAGCTTGCCGCTGAAATAGAAGTTTTGCAGTTAGAACAACATATCCTGATGGAGCGCTTGCACTATGAGTTGCGTCTGTCCGATGAGAAAAACTTTCAATCCCAGAAACTCATGCAAGAAAAGTTCGCAGATTATTCTGTGCGCTTGAAAGACAATATTCACGCACTTACCAGGCTCATTAAAGATGGCTTGGAACAAGGTAAAATAGTTAAAGAAGTCCCGGCCCACCAAGCCGTTATCGCCGCATTTGCACAATTCGAAACTGCCCGAGATGAATTTCATCACAACGCCAGTAAAGTATTACAAAACGATGCGCATCTGGTATCTGAACAAGAATGGCAAGAATTGGAAAAACAAGACCAGGCTTTGGACCAACACTCCCTCAAGGTTCTGCGGGAAATAGAGTCTATTACGGCCGACATCTCTGCCCAGGCAGAAGAGCATGAAAGGCGCTTTTATTATGTTAATACCGGCCTTGGTATCAGTGCCTTTATTATCGGTATCAATGTGACTTTACTGATCATTATTTCTTTTCGCCGACGCATGCGTCACATCAATAGCCAGATCGATAATTTATACAAATCCATCACCGGTAAACAAGACGCCATTAACGCCGATGAGTTGAGCCCTCAAGGTCGCGACGAGTTGGCCAAGCTGGCCAAAGACATCAATCGACTGATGAGCCAATATTCCGAAGCTGTAGTACATCGAGATGGTATTGAAGAGGCCCTGATACGCCAAGCCACAACAGACAACCTGACCGGCGCACACAATCGCTATAAATGGGATGAAGCGGCAAAAGCGCTACTAGTGAAAACTAAAAGTGGTATCACTTCTAGTATCATCTTGTTGGATATAGATAACTTCAAAAATATCAATGACCAGCATGGTCACAATGTTGGTGATAAAGTACTGCAAAACTTGGTGAATGACATAAATGAACTGATACGCCAAAGCGACCTTGTGTTTCGCATGGGTGGCGAAGAGTTCACCGTTTTATTGCAGGGCTGCGACTTACAAAAAGCTGCCGCTATCGCTGAGAACATTCGCGCCGAGTTGCAAGTGGCACCACGAAACGAAATCCCGCAATTTACTGCGAGCTTTGGTGTTACCGAACTACGTAGCCATGACTCGCTAGAATCCTTACTGGAAAGAGCAGACAAAGCCCTTTATCAAGCCAAAGCACAAGGAAAAAATCAGGTCTGTATTGCATCGAACGATTGA
- a CDS encoding efflux RND transporter permease subunit: MNKAQENKFEAMGASLANFALRRPVTVCMFFASMLLLGLISSRLLPLEKFPGIDIPEIYINIPYRDASPAEVEKMITRPVEEALATMSGIQRLRSSSRENGAEIGIEFKWDENINAKSIEAREKIDAIRHLLPDDVERILVYQFNTNDLPIFQLRVSSERDLSNAYDLLERNLKQPIERVEGVSRVELYGVLKKEIAIRVDQERMAALHVNVVDLVNALQAANFSMSAGHIYENEEKISVTPQGEYRSMQEIEELYIARGIQLKDIADVHYETPRRSEGRHLDQTYAVGFNIFRESGSNLVEVSERVWKVIDDANENPAFNGINLLIFDDEAESVTSSLSDLVDAGLLGALLSVLVLYAFLRRFTTTLIVVLSVPFSLCITLGFMFFFGYSINILSLMGLMLAVGMLVDNAVVVTESIEQEKAHTKNMVAATKAGVSKVSLAVIAGTATTAIVFLPNIIGKKVSLTIFLEHVAISICISLFASLLIAQTLIPLLATKIKHKPRAQDSKPNRLKQRYERMLKWTLSHQGWSAIIGVLMVVSTVFVAQMVPDNEQGMDNRNRLWLNYNINGNYTLDEVEKTVTRLENFLYDNQEKFFIKSIYSYYTPGFAVSGITLQDELPIKKKEIQEMIREALPKFARAEPSFRWSDGGGGGVRLTLLGPSSESLLRIADQVVPVLANIDGLADVKTEIDDNQRELQIHVDRQKAYRFGLNSQDISNIVATALRGNNLRTFRHGNNGEVDIRLMFDEALQHSIEELKSLPVAREGNKTVTLDMVADLKITSRLSQINRYYRQTAIAIGANMEEGMTLDVAREKIEKIMGNLELPTGYSWSLDGSFRQQREDEAIMQTNMLLAIAMIYIVMAALFESLLLPTAVITSLLFSFTGVFWTFAITGTPMSIMGMIGMLILMGIVVNNGIVLVDRINQLVNEGHKVHDAIMEGCLTRVRPVLMTVATTVLGLLPLALGDTNVGGDGPPYAPMAIAIIGGLIFSTVTSLFLVPLAYLLLLKLRRKTRNMINDSKLLVSKIIKEA; encoded by the coding sequence ATGAATAAGGCACAGGAAAACAAATTTGAAGCCATGGGTGCAAGCCTTGCAAACTTTGCCTTGCGCCGCCCGGTAACAGTATGCATGTTCTTTGCGTCGATGTTACTGTTGGGCCTTATCTCCAGTCGGCTGTTGCCGCTGGAGAAATTTCCCGGTATCGATATTCCGGAAATATATATCAATATCCCCTACCGCGATGCGTCTCCTGCTGAAGTTGAAAAAATGATCACCCGGCCGGTCGAAGAAGCGCTGGCAACCATGTCGGGTATTCAACGATTGCGCTCGTCCTCCAGGGAAAATGGCGCCGAGATTGGCATTGAATTTAAATGGGATGAAAACATTAATGCCAAAAGTATTGAGGCCCGGGAGAAAATTGACGCCATCCGTCACCTGTTGCCAGACGACGTAGAGCGCATTCTGGTTTATCAATTTAACACCAACGATTTACCCATTTTTCAGCTGCGGGTTTCCAGCGAGCGAGACCTGTCTAATGCCTACGACTTGCTGGAGCGTAACCTGAAACAACCCATCGAACGAGTGGAAGGGGTTTCCCGAGTTGAACTGTACGGCGTTTTGAAAAAGGAAATCGCTATCCGGGTAGACCAGGAAAGAATGGCGGCATTGCACGTTAATGTTGTGGATTTAGTCAATGCTTTGCAAGCGGCAAACTTTTCCATGAGTGCTGGTCATATCTACGAAAACGAGGAAAAGATTTCAGTAACGCCTCAAGGCGAATACCGCAGTATGCAAGAAATCGAAGAATTGTATATTGCCAGAGGTATACAGCTCAAAGATATTGCCGACGTGCACTACGAAACCCCGAGACGTTCTGAAGGTCGTCACCTGGATCAGACTTATGCCGTGGGCTTTAATATCTTCCGCGAGTCGGGCTCAAACCTTGTGGAAGTATCAGAGCGCGTCTGGAAAGTGATTGACGATGCCAATGAAAACCCCGCTTTTAACGGTATCAATCTGCTGATTTTTGATGACGAAGCAGAATCCGTGACCTCGTCACTTTCGGACCTGGTAGATGCAGGTTTATTGGGTGCTCTGTTGTCGGTATTGGTGCTTTATGCCTTTTTGCGTCGTTTTACCACAACGCTGATAGTGGTGTTATCCGTTCCCTTCTCATTGTGTATTACCTTGGGCTTTATGTTCTTCTTTGGCTACAGCATCAATATTCTGTCTTTGATGGGATTAATGTTAGCGGTAGGTATGTTAGTTGATAACGCGGTGGTTGTAACTGAGAGCATTGAACAGGAAAAAGCGCACACTAAAAACATGGTTGCCGCTACCAAAGCCGGTGTTTCAAAGGTAAGCCTGGCAGTCATTGCAGGCACAGCCACCACCGCCATTGTTTTTCTACCTAACATCATAGGTAAAAAGGTCAGTTTGACTATTTTCCTTGAGCATGTGGCGATTTCTATTTGTATTTCGTTATTCGCATCACTGTTGATTGCGCAAACGCTAATTCCCTTGTTGGCCACCAAAATCAAGCATAAACCACGCGCGCAAGACAGCAAACCAAACAGGCTAAAACAGCGTTACGAGCGCATGCTAAAATGGACCCTATCCCATCAGGGCTGGAGCGCCATCATTGGTGTTTTAATGGTGGTCAGTACGGTATTTGTTGCGCAGATGGTACCCGACAATGAGCAAGGCATGGATAACCGCAACAGACTGTGGTTGAACTACAACATCAACGGCAATTACACCCTAGATGAAGTAGAAAAAACTGTCACGCGGCTGGAAAATTTCTTGTACGACAATCAGGAAAAGTTCTTCATCAAGTCGATATACAGCTATTACACACCAGGATTCGCAGTGTCCGGTATTACCTTGCAAGACGAACTGCCTATCAAGAAAAAAGAGATTCAGGAAATGATCCGCGAAGCGCTGCCTAAGTTTGCCCGCGCAGAGCCAAGCTTCCGTTGGAGCGATGGCGGTGGTGGCGGGGTTCGCTTGACCCTATTAGGCCCTTCCTCGGAAAGCTTGCTACGCATCGCAGACCAGGTGGTGCCGGTGCTGGCCAATATCGACGGACTTGCGGATGTCAAAACCGAAATTGATGATAATCAACGGGAATTGCAAATTCACGTAGACCGCCAAAAGGCTTACCGATTTGGACTAAACTCCCAAGACATTAGTAATATTGTGGCTACGGCTTTACGGGGTAACAATTTGCGTACTTTCCGCCATGGTAACAATGGTGAAGTAGATATCCGCTTAATGTTCGACGAGGCTTTGCAGCATTCAATTGAAGAGCTTAAGTCACTCCCTGTGGCCAGAGAAGGTAATAAAACCGTTACCTTAGACATGGTTGCCGATTTAAAAATCACCAGTCGACTATCACAAATCAATCGCTATTACCGTCAAACGGCCATTGCCATCGGCGCAAACATGGAAGAAGGCATGACCTTAGACGTAGCGCGTGAAAAGATAGAGAAAATCATGGGTAATCTGGAACTCCCTACGGGATATAGCTGGTCATTGGATGGCAGTTTCCGTCAACAGCGGGAAGACGAAGCCATAATGCAAACTAACATGTTGCTTGCCATTGCCATGATTTACATCGTAATGGCGGCATTGTTTGAATCATTGCTGTTACCGACGGCCGTTATCACCTCTTTACTGTTCTCTTTTACCGGGGTTTTCTGGACCTTCGCTATCACAGGAACACCAATGTCAATAATGGGCATGATTGGCATGCTGATATTGATGGGGATTGTGGTTAATAACGGTATAGTGTTAGTGGATAGGATAAATCAATTGGTGAACGAAGGACACAAGGTTCACGATGCCATCATGGAAGGTTGCCTGACGCGAGTAAGACCGGTATTGATGACTGTCGCGACTACCGTTTTGGGCCTATTGCCACTGGCATTGGGTGACACCAACGTGGGTGGCGACGGCCCGCCCTATGCACCAATGGCAATCGCCATTATTGGTGGCCTGATCTTTTCCACGGTAACCAGTTTATTTCTGGTTCCCCTGGCCTACTTATTACTGCTCAAATTGCGTCGTAAAACTCGCAATATGATCAACGATAGTAAGCTATTGGTTTCAAAAATTATTAAAGAAGCCTGA
- a CDS encoding ABC transporter ATP-binding protein, which produces MLKMENISKVYRTDMVETHALKEFNLEVNEGDFIAVTGPSGSGKTTFLNIAGLLETYSGGRYFLDGKDVSGISDAARSRVRNEKIGFIFQGFNLIPDLNLFDNVDVPLRYRGFSSKERKERIEHSLDTVGLANRMKHLPAQLSGGQQQRVAIARALAGSPRFLLADEPTGNLDSKMAHSVMELLQDINANGTTIVMVTHDPGLAAQAKRNIYVRDGKVSELHEVSAPPTKEVVNA; this is translated from the coding sequence ATGTTAAAAATGGAAAATATTTCAAAAGTCTATCGCACCGACATGGTAGAAACCCATGCCCTTAAGGAGTTCAATCTGGAAGTCAACGAAGGAGACTTTATAGCGGTAACAGGCCCATCTGGCTCTGGGAAAACTACCTTCTTGAATATCGCAGGGTTACTGGAAACCTACTCTGGTGGGCGTTACTTCCTTGATGGCAAAGATGTTTCGGGTATCAGCGATGCAGCCAGGAGCCGGGTTAGAAATGAAAAAATTGGCTTTATTTTTCAGGGTTTTAACCTGATCCCAGACCTCAATTTATTCGACAATGTTGATGTACCGCTGCGCTATCGCGGCTTTAGCAGTAAAGAGCGCAAAGAACGCATAGAGCACAGTCTGGATACCGTGGGCTTAGCTAACCGTATGAAACACTTGCCAGCACAGTTGTCGGGTGGACAACAACAGCGGGTCGCAATCGCACGCGCATTGGCAGGCTCACCCCGTTTTCTGCTAGCCGACGAACCCACCGGTAATCTTGACAGCAAAATGGCCCACAGCGTGATGGAGCTATTACAAGACATCAACGCCAATGGCACTACGATAGTAATGGTGACACATGATCCGGGCCTTGCGGCACAAGCCAAACGCAATATTTACGTTCGGGATGGCAAAGTCAGCGAGTTACACGAAGTTTCCGCGCCTCCCACCAAAGAAGTTGTCAACGCCTGA
- a CDS encoding ABC transporter permease has product MFASLEIGPIFRTLLRNKMGALLIALQIAVTMTIVVNAIFIIDEREALMARVSGVDEPNSFSVSSNGFAEDFDNENTIQEDLRQIRALPSVLNVTTINAIPISGGGWSMSLQVESGEDKDDISTAVYMVDEHGIETLDVALLAGRNFSYQEMRYRDGTEEGWPQNIIITEALLQDLFPDTTPGEVIGKTVYIDRNEPMQIIGVIDTLQAPWIGWDQLENAMLSPEYIAFNNSTRYFVRAQNGMRDQAMRDVEEYLAQRSSERLVRGIESFQEVRENSYGFHAAMIKILTVVMVTLVIITGMGIVGLASFNVNRRKKQIGTRRALGATQWQIVRYFMLENFVITSIGVATGAALSIGLNILLVNFFELNRITWYYIPIGMLCLWCLGQLAVYGPARKAANIPPAMATRTV; this is encoded by the coding sequence ATGTTTGCCTCATTAGAAATCGGTCCTATCTTTCGAACTTTACTGCGCAACAAAATGGGGGCACTACTTATTGCCCTACAAATTGCGGTTACCATGACAATTGTGGTGAATGCCATTTTTATCATAGATGAACGCGAAGCGTTGATGGCGCGTGTCAGTGGCGTTGACGAGCCCAATAGCTTTAGCGTAAGTAGCAACGGTTTTGCTGAAGACTTTGACAATGAAAATACCATTCAGGAAGACCTGCGCCAGATTCGTGCCCTTCCCTCAGTGTTAAATGTGACTACTATTAACGCCATTCCCATTAGCGGAGGCGGTTGGTCCATGAGTTTGCAGGTGGAGTCAGGAGAAGATAAAGATGATATATCCACGGCGGTTTATATGGTGGACGAACACGGCATTGAAACCTTGGATGTCGCGCTGCTGGCGGGTCGAAACTTCAGTTATCAGGAAATGCGCTATCGCGATGGTACGGAAGAGGGATGGCCGCAAAATATCATCATAACGGAAGCCTTGCTACAGGATTTATTTCCCGATACGACGCCCGGCGAAGTTATTGGCAAAACCGTCTATATTGATCGCAACGAACCCATGCAAATTATTGGGGTTATCGATACACTTCAGGCACCTTGGATTGGTTGGGATCAACTGGAAAACGCCATGTTGTCGCCTGAGTATATCGCCTTTAATAACTCAACTCGCTATTTCGTTCGCGCTCAAAACGGTATGCGGGACCAAGCCATGCGCGATGTAGAGGAATACCTGGCCCAACGCAGCAGTGAACGCCTCGTTCGGGGCATAGAGTCTTTTCAGGAAGTACGAGAAAACAGTTACGGATTTCACGCTGCCATGATCAAGATTTTAACTGTCGTCATGGTAACCTTGGTGATTATCACAGGTATGGGCATCGTCGGCCTTGCCAGTTTTAACGTGAACAGGCGTAAGAAACAAATTGGTACTCGTCGTGCCTTGGGCGCTACCCAATGGCAAATTGTGCGTTATTTCATGCTGGAAAATTTTGTTATTACCAGTATTGGTGTTGCAACCGGCGCAGCCCTTAGCATTGGGTTAAACATCCTGTTGGTGAACTTTTTTGAACTCAATCGCATTACCTGGTACTACATTCCTATTGGCATGCTTTGTTTGTGGTGTTTAGGGCAACTGGCAGTGTATGGACCCGCCCGCAAAGCGGCGAATATCCCACCGGCAATGGCTACCCGCACGGTTTAA
- a CDS encoding efflux RND transporter periplasmic adaptor subunit, translating into MKITDTSGQDVVIAPKSNKTVWLKGGVVAIVVIALTGAIAPSYSDWANSDTSISRERLRLAKVTRGDFVRDLSVQGRVVAAVSPKLYSPAQGTITFQVDAGDSVTQNQVLASIDSPELTNELQQEEATLQRLQIELDRKKIQAKQQALNNQKSIDQALVALTAADREKRRADKAIKSNSISAIDFEKAQDELENARLEHKHAVEDAQLAIESFEFELKTNQLQVDRQALLVADLQRKVQQLTVRSPVSGIVGNLAVEQKNQVAQNQAILSVVDLSEFEVELQIPESYADDLAIGMDAEIQFNGEAHSAVLVTISPEIQNNQVTGRVRFANSSELGLRQNQRLTTRILMENKADVLMVQRGQFLESAGGKVAYVVQDNRAVRTAINTGARSLGSVEILTGLNIGDEIIISSTEAFAGAETVLLTQ; encoded by the coding sequence ATGAAAATAACCGATACCAGTGGCCAGGATGTCGTAATTGCACCCAAGTCAAATAAGACAGTTTGGCTCAAAGGCGGTGTTGTCGCTATTGTTGTTATCGCGCTGACAGGCGCAATTGCACCATCATATAGTGATTGGGCCAACTCTGATACTTCCATATCCCGAGAGCGATTGAGGTTGGCTAAAGTGACCCGGGGCGACTTTGTCAGAGACCTGTCAGTTCAAGGACGTGTGGTGGCCGCCGTCAGTCCAAAACTTTACAGTCCAGCGCAAGGTACCATTACCTTTCAAGTTGACGCAGGCGACTCCGTTACCCAAAACCAGGTACTTGCCAGTATCGATAGTCCAGAGCTGACCAATGAGTTGCAACAGGAAGAGGCGACGCTGCAACGGTTGCAAATAGAATTAGATCGCAAAAAGATACAGGCCAAACAACAAGCATTAAACAATCAAAAATCTATTGATCAAGCTCTGGTAGCCCTCACCGCCGCAGACAGGGAAAAAAGGCGGGCTGATAAGGCGATAAAAAGTAACAGCATCAGTGCCATCGATTTTGAAAAGGCACAGGATGAGCTGGAAAATGCCCGGCTGGAACACAAGCACGCCGTTGAAGATGCGCAACTGGCGATTGAGTCCTTCGAGTTTGAATTAAAAACCAACCAATTGCAGGTGGACCGCCAGGCACTACTGGTAGCCGATTTACAACGCAAAGTACAGCAACTCACCGTACGCTCACCAGTGAGCGGCATTGTAGGTAATCTCGCCGTCGAGCAAAAAAATCAGGTGGCACAAAATCAGGCAATTTTATCTGTGGTAGACCTAAGTGAATTTGAAGTGGAGCTACAAATTCCTGAAAGCTACGCCGATGACTTGGCCATTGGTATGGATGCAGAAATTCAGTTTAATGGCGAGGCGCACTCTGCAGTGCTGGTCACGATTTCCCCCGAAATCCAAAACAATCAGGTGACCGGTAGAGTGCGTTTCGCCAACTCTTCAGAACTCGGCTTACGCCAAAACCAACGTTTGACTACGCGTATTCTGATGGAAAACAAAGCCGACGTATTGATGGTACAGCGCGGACAATTTCTTGAAAGTGCCGGGGGCAAAGTGGCCTATGTAGTGCAGGATAATCGCGCCGTTCGAACTGCCATTAACACCGGCGCCCGGAGCCTGGGCTCGGTAGAAATACTCACAGGTTTAAATATCGGTGATGAAATTATCATCTCCAGCACAGAGGCGTTTGCCGGCGCCGAAACCGTATTACTTACTCAATAA
- a CDS encoding GNAT family N-acetyltransferase, protein MSNNYKPGGEMQGLSFNQLESSYLPELLRLNNREVPHVNELDLNTLSFLCNEAAFVEVCTDEYAISGLIMGFVTGADNHGFNFNWFCERYTNFLYIDRIFVSPIYKGQGIGRELYQRAEAFCRDNGIESLCCEVNQEPPNPASHQFHLNCGFEAVELVLHPEGKTVQMYRKIIA, encoded by the coding sequence GTGAGCAACAATTACAAGCCGGGTGGAGAGATGCAGGGACTCAGTTTTAACCAGTTAGAATCAAGTTATTTACCAGAATTATTACGTCTCAATAACCGAGAAGTTCCCCACGTTAACGAGCTGGATCTCAATACGCTATCCTTTTTGTGTAACGAAGCCGCGTTTGTGGAGGTTTGCACAGATGAATATGCAATTTCAGGTTTGATAATGGGATTCGTGACAGGTGCCGATAACCACGGATTTAACTTTAACTGGTTTTGTGAACGCTACACTAACTTCCTGTACATCGACCGTATATTCGTTAGTCCAATCTACAAAGGGCAAGGTATTGGCAGAGAACTTTATCAAAGGGCTGAGGCTTTTTGCCGTGACAACGGTATTGAATCCCTGTGTTGTGAAGTGAATCAAGAGCCTCCCAATCCGGCATCACATCAATTCCACCTGAACTGTGGTTTTGAAGCAGTTGAATTAGTATTGCATCCGGAAGGTAAAACAGTGCAAATGTATCGTAAAATTATTGCTTAA
- a CDS encoding methyltransferase family protein, translating to MDSSFTLTDITEFTRHYLAIFYSFVALFYTLRIVFLTRATAKEVVFPGRPYCNDWWNHLAFRIFRVTIWWVCLARLFYPQLDYYLGLFYDFQHPIVIVTGVALLTSGFLMTILVHFAMGSAWRSGIDPNRPTKLITSGMYQYSRNPMFVFVAIAQWGFFLALPSCFSLLCLIIGHLALYRQVREEEKHLSVLFPQEFVAYTQKVRRWV from the coding sequence ATGGATAGCAGTTTTACACTTACTGACATTACCGAGTTTACACGTCACTACCTGGCAATATTCTATTCCTTTGTTGCACTGTTTTATACCCTGAGAATTGTGTTTCTAACACGCGCAACGGCTAAAGAAGTCGTGTTTCCTGGCCGACCTTATTGCAACGATTGGTGGAATCATCTGGCTTTTCGGATATTCAGAGTTACCATCTGGTGGGTTTGTCTGGCGCGATTATTTTATCCACAACTCGATTATTATCTTGGACTGTTCTACGATTTTCAGCACCCAATAGTGATTGTTACAGGTGTTGCCCTGCTAACTTCAGGCTTTTTAATGACAATCCTTGTCCATTTTGCCATGGGATCTGCGTGGCGCTCTGGTATTGACCCAAACAGGCCGACAAAACTGATCACTTCAGGTATGTACCAATACAGTCGCAATCCTATGTTTGTGTTTGTCGCTATTGCACAGTGGGGATTTTTCCTTGCCCTTCCCTCGTGTTTCTCATTGCTTTGTTTGATAATAGGACATCTGGCTTTGTACCGTCAGGTCAGAGAAGAAGAAAAGCACTTATCTGTTTTGTTCCCGCAGGAATTTGTTGCCTATACACAAAAGGTCAGGCGCTGGGTCTGA
- a CDS encoding GNAT family N-acetyltransferase yields MLDIRLDDVMEPQVVALLEEHIADMYATSPPESVHTLDLAALRQPDISFWSVWQGDEALGCVALKEHERHWAEIKSMRTSNASRGQGIGKVLLEHVIAVAKQRGYQMLRLETGAEPFFEPARSLYSGYGFRVRGPFADYSNDPNSIFMERVLD; encoded by the coding sequence ATGTTAGATATTCGTCTGGATGATGTTATGGAGCCACAGGTAGTTGCGTTATTGGAGGAGCATATCGCCGATATGTACGCTACTTCGCCTCCTGAAAGTGTTCACACTTTGGATTTGGCGGCTTTGAGGCAACCGGATATTTCTTTTTGGTCTGTGTGGCAAGGGGATGAGGCGTTAGGCTGTGTTGCCCTTAAAGAGCACGAGCGCCATTGGGCAGAAATTAAGTCCATGCGCACTTCAAATGCCAGCAGAGGGCAGGGGATTGGCAAAGTTTTGCTGGAGCATGTTATTGCTGTTGCCAAACAACGGGGTTATCAGATGTTGCGATTGGAAACTGGTGCTGAACCCTTCTTTGAACCTGCCAGAAGTCTCTACAGTGGTTATGGGTTCCGTGTTCGCGGCCCGTTTGCAGACTACAGCAATGATCCAAACAGTATTTTTATGGAAAGAGTACTGGATTGA